In a genomic window of Leisingera caerulea DSM 24564:
- a CDS encoding aminotransferase, with translation MTLLNTDFDTVRDWDNGHFVHPWEGMAYIGQNDRTFTEGGEGIYVTTETGERLIDGPAGMWCVQIGYGNTEIVDAMAEQARELAYFSPFNNANSTSARLAHEIAKRTPGDLNHVFFTTGGSTAVDSALRFIQFRNNILGRPEKKIVISRQKAYHGSTYLAASLSGKERDKGWLDQAEHLAHFLPNVNPYVRAEGQSIEAFLDEKVADLENAILQIGAEKVAALIAEPILCSGGVIVPPAGYHKRCLEVCRRHDVLYISDEVVTGFGRMGHWFASEAVFDIVPDIITCAKGMTSGYVPMGACIISDRLIADVSGDKSRDATFSNGFTYSGHPVSAAAALKNIEIIEREGILEHVRNVTPHFEARLGALADLPLVGDARGKGLLGCVECVADASADDVLALDKTVGAMIDAHCQENGLILRPIINMCVFSPPLVITDGQIDQMFDILEDGIRKTTDDLIKQGVNLA, from the coding sequence ATGACGCTGCTGAATACCGACTTCGACACCGTCCGCGATTGGGACAACGGGCATTTTGTTCATCCGTGGGAGGGGATGGCCTATATCGGCCAGAATGACAGGACCTTCACCGAAGGCGGTGAAGGCATCTATGTCACGACGGAAACGGGCGAGCGCCTGATCGACGGACCGGCAGGCATGTGGTGCGTGCAGATCGGTTACGGAAACACTGAGATCGTCGATGCGATGGCGGAACAGGCGCGCGAGCTGGCTTATTTCTCGCCATTCAACAACGCGAACTCTACCTCCGCACGCCTGGCCCACGAAATAGCCAAACGTACGCCGGGGGATCTGAACCACGTGTTCTTCACGACCGGCGGTTCGACCGCCGTGGACAGCGCGCTGCGGTTCATCCAGTTCCGTAACAACATTCTGGGACGGCCGGAAAAGAAAATCGTCATCTCGCGTCAGAAGGCCTATCACGGCTCGACCTATCTGGCGGCCTCGTTGAGCGGCAAGGAGCGCGACAAGGGCTGGCTGGATCAGGCGGAGCATCTGGCTCACTTCCTGCCCAACGTGAACCCTTATGTCCGCGCCGAAGGCCAGAGCATCGAGGCCTTTCTGGATGAAAAGGTGGCGGATCTGGAGAACGCCATTCTGCAGATCGGCGCCGAAAAGGTGGCGGCATTAATTGCAGAGCCAATCCTTTGTTCGGGTGGGGTGATTGTCCCGCCGGCGGGCTACCACAAGCGCTGCCTCGAGGTGTGCCGTCGGCACGATGTGCTTTACATCTCTGACGAAGTTGTCACCGGTTTTGGCCGCATGGGCCACTGGTTCGCTTCGGAAGCGGTGTTCGATATCGTTCCTGACATCATCACCTGCGCCAAGGGCATGACCTCAGGCTATGTGCCGATGGGGGCCTGCATCATCTCGGACCGGCTGATTGCCGACGTTTCCGGTGACAAGTCCCGGGACGCGACCTTTTCGAACGGCTTCACTTACTCGGGCCATCCGGTCAGCGCAGCCGCTGCGCTCAAGAATATCGAGATCATCGAACGCGAGGGCATCCTTGAGCACGTGCGAAATGTCACTCCCCATTTCGAAGCACGGCTTGGAGCTCTCGCTGACCTCCCGCTTGTCGGAGATGCGCGCGGCAAGGGGCTGCTCGGCTGTGTCGAGTGTGTAGCAGATGCGTCGGCCGACGATGTGCTCGCGCTCGACAAAACCGTGGGTGCGATGATTGATGCACATTGCCAGGAAAACGGTCTCATCCTGCGCCCGATCATCAACATGTGCGTATTCTCGCCGCCGCTGGTGATCACGGATGGCCAGATCGACCAGATGTTCGACATCCTGGAGGACGGCATCCGCAAAACAACCGACGATCTCATCAAACAGGGGGTGAACCTCGCATGA
- a CDS encoding agmatine deiminase family protein, protein MTQYRMPPEWVPHERTWMAWPCAEGTFGDSLPQVRREYADVAKAIAQFEPVAMLYDPENGDGLEALEGQANIELVSCPLDDSWLRDNGPTFVLGDDGSLAGVDWTFDGWGGDWPHEKDAKVASRVIELAGAKRNPSAMIYEGGALNIDGKGTCVVTRQCYEHRTRNGGPSPEEFEAELCKQLGLSKIIWLNRTLENDSTNGHVDVVAAFVPGGVLCQVSADPEDSDYQNLLDNRAILEAETDAAGQPLTIFQVTSPPVDRKPDGSRRFLSYVNFYLVNGGVIVPQYGFPEHDQEALDVLSSLFPDRIVVGVLTNAIADGGGNIHCITQQQPKAGAPAHA, encoded by the coding sequence ATGACACAGTACCGCATGCCTCCCGAGTGGGTCCCGCATGAGCGCACCTGGATGGCCTGGCCTTGTGCCGAAGGAACCTTTGGCGACAGCCTGCCGCAAGTGAGACGCGAATATGCTGATGTCGCCAAGGCCATAGCGCAGTTCGAACCTGTGGCCATGCTCTATGACCCGGAAAACGGCGATGGGCTCGAAGCGCTTGAAGGCCAAGCCAATATTGAGCTGGTCTCTTGCCCGCTGGATGACAGTTGGCTGCGCGACAACGGGCCGACCTTCGTGCTGGGCGACGATGGCTCGCTTGCTGGTGTGGACTGGACCTTTGACGGCTGGGGCGGTGATTGGCCCCACGAGAAAGATGCCAAGGTTGCCTCCCGCGTCATTGAGCTGGCGGGGGCAAAGCGGAACCCATCTGCCATGATCTATGAGGGCGGTGCGCTCAATATTGACGGCAAAGGGACGTGTGTGGTCACGCGGCAATGCTATGAACACCGCACCCGCAATGGCGGGCCAAGCCCGGAAGAATTCGAAGCAGAACTGTGCAAGCAGCTGGGCCTGTCCAAGATCATTTGGCTGAACCGCACGCTGGAGAATGACTCGACCAATGGCCACGTCGATGTCGTTGCGGCATTTGTGCCCGGCGGCGTCCTCTGCCAGGTCAGCGCCGATCCGGAGGATTCCGACTATCAGAACCTGCTGGACAACCGCGCCATTCTGGAAGCGGAGACTGATGCCGCAGGCCAGCCGCTGACGATTTTCCAGGTGACCTCGCCGCCTGTAGACCGCAAGCCGGACGGCAGCCGTCGCTTCCTGTCGTACGTCAATTTCTACCTGGTCAACGGCGGAGTGATCGTCCCGCAATACGGTTTCCCCGAGCACGACCAGGAAGCACTGGACGTCCTGTCGAGCCTGTTCCCGGACCGCATCGTAGTCGGCGTGCTGACCAACGCGATCGCTGATGGCGGGGGCAATATCCATTGCATCACCCAGCAGCAACCCAAAGCCGGAGCCCCCGCCCATGCGTAA
- the aguB gene encoding N-carbamoylputrescine amidase: protein MRNVTLAATQMSCSWDKEDNIATAEALVRDAAGRGANVILIQELFETPYFCIEQAHKHFALATTVEENTAIRHFSSLARELGVVLPVSFFERAGQSYFNSLAMIDADGTVMGIYRKSHIPNDVAYQEKQFFSPGDTGFKVWDTAFGRVGAAICWDQWFPEAARCMVLQGAEMLLYPTAIGSEPTRPDADCIPHWQTVMRGHAGANLVPVLASNRVGEEVATEDGNLRMAFFGGSFIADHFGQKVAEAGREDGVVLTAEFDLDAVAEMRRYWGIFRDRRPDLYGAICTYDGRTG, encoded by the coding sequence ATGCGTAACGTAACCCTCGCTGCCACCCAGATGAGCTGTTCCTGGGACAAGGAAGACAATATTGCCACGGCTGAAGCGCTGGTGCGCGACGCAGCCGGCCGCGGTGCCAATGTGATCCTGATCCAGGAGCTGTTCGAGACACCCTATTTTTGCATCGAGCAGGCGCACAAGCATTTCGCGCTGGCCACCACGGTGGAGGAAAACACGGCAATCCGGCATTTCTCCTCCTTGGCGAGGGAGCTGGGGGTGGTCCTGCCAGTTTCCTTCTTTGAGCGTGCCGGGCAGAGCTATTTCAACTCTCTGGCCATGATTGACGCCGATGGAACGGTCATGGGGATCTACCGCAAGTCGCATATCCCCAATGACGTCGCTTATCAGGAGAAACAGTTCTTCAGCCCCGGCGATACCGGGTTCAAGGTTTGGGACACCGCCTTCGGGCGCGTGGGCGCGGCGATCTGCTGGGACCAGTGGTTCCCCGAAGCCGCCCGCTGCATGGTGCTGCAGGGCGCCGAAATGCTGCTTTACCCCACTGCGATTGGGTCCGAGCCGACCCGCCCGGATGCCGATTGCATTCCCCATTGGCAGACCGTGATGCGCGGCCACGCCGGGGCCAACCTGGTGCCGGTCTTGGCCAGCAACCGGGTGGGCGAGGAAGTCGCCACTGAGGACGGCAATCTGCGCATGGCTTTCTTCGGCGGATCGTTCATTGCCGACCACTTTGGCCAGAAAGTGGCCGAGGCCGGGCGCGAGGACGGTGTGGTTTTGACCGCAGAGTTCGACCTGGATGCGGTGGCTGAAATGCGCCGTTACTGGGGGATCTTCCGCGACCGCCGACCGGACCTCTATGGCGCGATCTGCACCTATGATGGGCGCACGGGCTGA
- a CDS encoding ABC transporter permease, with protein sequence MDKNARLGLLLATPTTLYVLLLIAAPVAMTVAYSFWTQEFVDVSRDFTLSNYQEVFADPLYRTLIFRSVRIAAMVTLLTVLLAYPVAYHIAFNVKKNKAMWLFLVTIPFWTSYLLRVFSWKLILAQNGVVNSALLWLGVIDTPIDTLLYNSEAVVVTLAHAWAPFAILPIFVSLEKIDRSLLEAAKDLGEGPVRTFLRVTLPLSIPGIIGASMIIFIPTVGDYVTPALVGGSDGAMVANMIQVQFGKANNWPLGAALALSAVVCVTSAACLLVLGLKLIERSLK encoded by the coding sequence TTGGACAAGAATGCCAGGCTGGGGCTGCTGCTGGCCACGCCGACCACGCTGTATGTGCTGCTGCTGATTGCAGCGCCGGTGGCGATGACGGTTGCCTACTCCTTCTGGACCCAGGAATTTGTGGACGTGTCGCGCGACTTCACCCTGTCCAACTATCAGGAAGTCTTTGCCGACCCGCTGTACCGCACGCTGATCTTCCGCTCGGTCCGGATCGCCGCGATGGTGACGCTGCTGACAGTTCTGCTGGCTTACCCGGTGGCCTACCACATCGCGTTCAACGTCAAGAAAAACAAGGCGATGTGGCTGTTCCTGGTAACCATCCCCTTCTGGACCAGCTACCTGCTGCGGGTGTTTTCCTGGAAGCTGATCCTGGCGCAGAACGGGGTGGTCAATTCCGCACTGCTCTGGCTCGGTGTCATCGACACCCCCATCGACACTCTGCTTTACAACTCCGAAGCCGTGGTGGTGACTTTGGCCCACGCTTGGGCGCCGTTTGCTATCCTGCCGATCTTCGTATCGCTGGAAAAGATCGACCGCAGCCTGCTGGAAGCGGCAAAGGATCTGGGCGAAGGCCCGGTACGGACTTTCCTTCGGGTGACCCTGCCGCTGTCGATCCCCGGCATCATCGGCGCCAGCATGATCATCTTTATTCCCACCGTTGGCGACTACGTCACCCCGGCGCTGGTCGGCGGCTCAGACGGTGCGATGGTCGCCAACATGATCCAGGTCCAGTTCGGCAAGGCCAACAACTGGCCGCTGGGGGCGGCGCTGGCGTTGTCGGCAGTGGTCTGCGTCACGTCGGCAGCCTGCCTGCTTGTGCTGGGTCTGAAACTGATCGAAAGGAGCCTTAAATGA